A single region of the Lates calcarifer isolate ASB-BC8 linkage group LG3, TLL_Latcal_v3, whole genome shotgun sequence genome encodes:
- the dtnbp1b gene encoding dystrobrevin binding protein 1b isoform X3 has translation MMIAGTDPPSKTTSTNSVELDADHPQRVPGAEQGGVPIPQVKLKERQKFFEEAFQQDMEQYLSTGYLQIAERRGSMSSMEVNVDMLEQMDLMDMSDHEALDVFLHSGGEDNSAASPVTGPDVESFTTEISLQVPTQAELRHKLSSLSSTCTDSASQDTEAGEEEEDEDEEETEQGGGGGVGGSGGGGRRRRPPVVVTLDEEEVLPDTALVDRVDQEDQTSKDCEETRQKV, from the exons ATGATGATTGCGGGAACAGATCCACCAAGTAAGACTACAAGTACAAACTCAG tGGAGCTGGATGCGGATCACCCACAGAGAGTCCCTGGGGCGGAACAGGGAGGTGTCCCGATCCCCCAAGTCAAgctgaaagagagacagaagttCTTTGAGGAGGCCTTCCAGCAAGACATGGAGCAGTACCTGTCTACTGGCTACCTGCAGATCGCcgagaggagag GAAGCATGTCATCCATGGAGGTGAACGTTGACATGCTGGAGCAGATGGATCTGATGGACATGTCTGATCATGAGGCCCTGGATGTGTTTCTGCACTCTGGGGGAGAGGACAACAGCGCTGCTTCACCTGTCACAG gtCCTGATGTTGAGTCCTTCACCACAGAGATCAGTCTCCAGGTTCCCACCCAGGCTGAGCTACGCCACAAGCTTTCTTCCCTTTCATCCACCTGCACTGACTCAGCCAGCCAGGACACAGAGgccggggaggaggaggaggacgaagacGAGGAGGAGACTGAACAAGGAGGAGGCGGCGGCGTCGGAGGATcagggggtggagggaggaggagaaggccgCCGGTGGTGGTGACcctggatgaggaggaggtgctcCCTGACACAGCGCTGGTGGACAGGGTGGACCAAGAGGACCAGACCAGCAAAGACTGTGAGGAGACCAGGCAGAAGGTTTGA
- the dtnbp1b gene encoding dystrobrevin binding protein 1b isoform X1, with protein sequence MMIAGTDPPSKTTSTNSVELDADHPQRVPGAEQGGVPIPQVKLKERQKFFEEAFQQDMEQYLSTGYLQIAERREPIGSMSSMEVNVDMLEQMDLMDMSDHEALDVFLHSGGEDNSAASPVTGPDVESFTTEISLQVPTQAELRHKLSSLSSTCTDSASQDTEAGEEEEDEDEEETEQGGGGGVGGSGGGGRRRRPPVVVTLDEEEVLPDTALVDRVDQEDQTSKDCEETRQKV encoded by the exons ATGATGATTGCGGGAACAGATCCACCAAGTAAGACTACAAGTACAAACTCAG tGGAGCTGGATGCGGATCACCCACAGAGAGTCCCTGGGGCGGAACAGGGAGGTGTCCCGATCCCCCAAGTCAAgctgaaagagagacagaagttCTTTGAGGAGGCCTTCCAGCAAGACATGGAGCAGTACCTGTCTACTGGCTACCTGCAGATCGCcgagaggagag AGCCAATAGGAAGCATGTCATCCATGGAGGTGAACGTTGACATGCTGGAGCAGATGGATCTGATGGACATGTCTGATCATGAGGCCCTGGATGTGTTTCTGCACTCTGGGGGAGAGGACAACAGCGCTGCTTCACCTGTCACAG gtCCTGATGTTGAGTCCTTCACCACAGAGATCAGTCTCCAGGTTCCCACCCAGGCTGAGCTACGCCACAAGCTTTCTTCCCTTTCATCCACCTGCACTGACTCAGCCAGCCAGGACACAGAGgccggggaggaggaggaggacgaagacGAGGAGGAGACTGAACAAGGAGGAGGCGGCGGCGTCGGAGGATcagggggtggagggaggaggagaaggccgCCGGTGGTGGTGACcctggatgaggaggaggtgctcCCTGACACAGCGCTGGTGGACAGGGTGGACCAAGAGGACCAGACCAGCAAAGACTGTGAGGAGACCAGGCAGAAGGTTTGA
- the dtnbp1b gene encoding dystrobrevin binding protein 1b isoform X2, with translation MSTSPGATDGSQRNSLELDADHPQRVPGAEQGGVPIPQVKLKERQKFFEEAFQQDMEQYLSTGYLQIAERREPIGSMSSMEVNVDMLEQMDLMDMSDHEALDVFLHSGGEDNSAASPVTGPDVESFTTEISLQVPTQAELRHKLSSLSSTCTDSASQDTEAGEEEEDEDEEETEQGGGGGVGGSGGGGRRRRPPVVVTLDEEEVLPDTALVDRVDQEDQTSKDCEETRQKV, from the exons tGGAGCTGGATGCGGATCACCCACAGAGAGTCCCTGGGGCGGAACAGGGAGGTGTCCCGATCCCCCAAGTCAAgctgaaagagagacagaagttCTTTGAGGAGGCCTTCCAGCAAGACATGGAGCAGTACCTGTCTACTGGCTACCTGCAGATCGCcgagaggagag AGCCAATAGGAAGCATGTCATCCATGGAGGTGAACGTTGACATGCTGGAGCAGATGGATCTGATGGACATGTCTGATCATGAGGCCCTGGATGTGTTTCTGCACTCTGGGGGAGAGGACAACAGCGCTGCTTCACCTGTCACAG gtCCTGATGTTGAGTCCTTCACCACAGAGATCAGTCTCCAGGTTCCCACCCAGGCTGAGCTACGCCACAAGCTTTCTTCCCTTTCATCCACCTGCACTGACTCAGCCAGCCAGGACACAGAGgccggggaggaggaggaggacgaagacGAGGAGGAGACTGAACAAGGAGGAGGCGGCGGCGTCGGAGGATcagggggtggagggaggaggagaaggccgCCGGTGGTGGTGACcctggatgaggaggaggtgctcCCTGACACAGCGCTGGTGGACAGGGTGGACCAAGAGGACCAGACCAGCAAAGACTGTGAGGAGACCAGGCAGAAGGTTTGA
- the dtnbp1b gene encoding dystrobrevin binding protein 1b isoform X4 yields MELDADHPQRVPGAEQGGVPIPQVKLKERQKFFEEAFQQDMEQYLSTGYLQIAERREPIGSMSSMEVNVDMLEQMDLMDMSDHEALDVFLHSGGEDNSAASPVTGPDVESFTTEISLQVPTQAELRHKLSSLSSTCTDSASQDTEAGEEEEDEDEEETEQGGGGGVGGSGGGGRRRRPPVVVTLDEEEVLPDTALVDRVDQEDQTSKDCEETRQKV; encoded by the exons tGGAGCTGGATGCGGATCACCCACAGAGAGTCCCTGGGGCGGAACAGGGAGGTGTCCCGATCCCCCAAGTCAAgctgaaagagagacagaagttCTTTGAGGAGGCCTTCCAGCAAGACATGGAGCAGTACCTGTCTACTGGCTACCTGCAGATCGCcgagaggagag AGCCAATAGGAAGCATGTCATCCATGGAGGTGAACGTTGACATGCTGGAGCAGATGGATCTGATGGACATGTCTGATCATGAGGCCCTGGATGTGTTTCTGCACTCTGGGGGAGAGGACAACAGCGCTGCTTCACCTGTCACAG gtCCTGATGTTGAGTCCTTCACCACAGAGATCAGTCTCCAGGTTCCCACCCAGGCTGAGCTACGCCACAAGCTTTCTTCCCTTTCATCCACCTGCACTGACTCAGCCAGCCAGGACACAGAGgccggggaggaggaggaggacgaagacGAGGAGGAGACTGAACAAGGAGGAGGCGGCGGCGTCGGAGGATcagggggtggagggaggaggagaaggccgCCGGTGGTGGTGACcctggatgaggaggaggtgctcCCTGACACAGCGCTGGTGGACAGGGTGGACCAAGAGGACCAGACCAGCAAAGACTGTGAGGAGACCAGGCAGAAGGTTTGA